tttttaagaaactTCCTAAACCAAAGGGCAGAGAGCTTTTGATGTCTTTTCAAATTATCCTTGTAATCGacgaagttaattccaaaacgAATGGTGTAGCCAGAATTCCATTCAAAGTCGTCCAAAAGTGACCATGCAAAGTATCCTTGTACTTTCACACCATTCCTTTGCACCAAAAGccaacaaataaataaaaataattaacaataGAGTTAagatcatttcaaaaaaaaaatccaatagAGTTAAGATGCATAAGATTAAATTGTGAAATAAGTAAAGAGAGGAGGCCAATTACTTGATTGCAGCTGAAACATAATAAAGATGACGAAAGTAGTAATCAATTCTGTAAGTATCTATAAGTGCCTCTCCAAGTGATAAGCTTGGATCATTGAATTCATCGATGCCTATAATTTAATTGAAATATGAACATTTTAGTAGACATTTAATGTGATTaggaagaaataaaaaaaaacataataattaTAGAAAAGTGATGTGTATAGAAATTTAAAGAACATAATTAAAGCATTACCATTTTCTGTTATGAAAATCAAAGGGTTATTATACTTTCTCTTTGTGTACAACAATAGTTCTCGAATCCCCCTTGGATAAACATATAGCCATGATGAAGCAGCCTGAATAGAAATGATGTGTCTCTATTACTAATCAACCAAACAAATCATAGTATTTGagatataacaacaaatcaagGAGAGTATAACGTACCCTAGGTCCAATTGGTATCCCATTACGCTCAACTGTCATAAGTCATAACAACAGATTTATCAAAGGCATTAGCAGATTAATCACTCTATCAGTGCTTTTAACGTTAATTCAATTTAATGAACTCCTTAACTTCTAGATCATAAATTATGTTGCCCCTTAATTTTAGACTTTGGACTCTTAGCAATCCAAGAATCCTCAATTCGGTGAAGTCAGGGGTCCGATATTGGACAGTAGAGATTTGAAGAGACTATTTTAAGTGTATAGTTATCTCTTCAAATCTGAGTCGTCCAATGCGGCCCTAATTAACCGAATGCAGGATTCCATGAGGTCCTAACTCTTtccaaaaggagaaaaagggCATGTAATTTATGATTTCTTCATTAAGAGTTGTAATCAAGTGTTCTTACATGTTAAGTTGGCATGAGAATCTGTGGAGTAGCTCGGTATGCTTTTGTCATTCTTTGAATGAGGTATATCTGCAGCATAATTACTGGTGTAGTAATTTATtccaataaaatcaaatgatcCAGCAAGTAGCTTGGATTGCTCCTCAGTGAAGTTTGGTAATCTATTTCCCACCAAAGACATCATGGTTTCTGGATACTTTCCTGTCGTGAGTGGCTGCATATACCTGCAACCAAATCAAATAACAAGTTTGGATCAGTTTATCTTACATTATAATGAATTCGGAAACTTGGAAGCCACTTAGAAGCTTAtctctataattgattctgacttcataatcaattgtagaagagttTCCAAATATGTACTAAGAAGCAAGACACACATAGAAAGACCGTAGAATAGAATAGAATTGAATACTGTTTACTTACCATCCGAACATGAAATCAAGAGCACGCTGGGCAGCATGATGGTCTGATTTGTCATTTGAGAATGGCAAGAACCAGTTACTGTTTAAGGTGATTCCTATAAAACCTTTCTGAGAAGCCTGCTCATATTCAACTTTTTAATGTTTTGAACGTTTCATAATAATGAACAAGATTGCTACAACCTTCAACTAATATGGCTTATGTTTAGATAATCATTGACAACAATGCAAACAAATGTTAGCACTCAATTTGTAGAAAAGAAAAGTGAACTAAACTCTTATAGATTGAGATGAAAGTTCGTTTAGAGTGCAGTACTCAATTAATATCCAATCACACACTAATAAATTGGACCATTAATGGAGAAAGAATTAGAGACTGGGTCCTCCCGTGGACTAGCACTGCACCTGGTATTTGGTTTTATAAATTTTGACAGCAGCTGCATGAGCAAGGAGTTGATAGTGCGAGGTCAGGTAGGGCTCATTAAAAATCGAACTGTAACTGTATGGCTCATTAAGAGTACTCCAATGCTTCACTCTATCTCCAAACTCCTTGAAGCAAAGTTCCGCATAGTCTTGAAAATCATTTCTACACATAAAAATGCGTGTTCAACACTACTACAATCTGGACCAAGATACTTTTATGTTGCATGACATTGCCATATAAAATTTTGTGtctttttctccttcataaatagaGTACAATCTATTTAATAAatatgatgagagaaatagacaCAAAATTGTAGCTAACAATGTCACGTGGAATATCAACATATGAGAGGATTCTGATTCCTACAATCCATGTTGTGTCATGCCACTTACATGATATGAGGACTCGAGAAGCCACTATACTCGTCTTGTAAGGCTATGGGAAGATCCCAATGGAAAATGGTCACAAATGGTTGAAGACCTGAATTAACCCCATCAATTTATTATGAATTTGAACATCATGGATGTGATGATATAAGAATAAAGAATAGAGTACTCATGACCATTATGCAGTAGCTCATTGATCAGGTTGTTGTAATACTTGATTCCTTCTTGGTTTATACCGGCACTTATTTTCCCTTCTGCATATTTATTAGAGTGCTTAATGTAAATGGAAGATTGAAGTAGCTGAAAGTCATAAGGGTGTAAATTTGAATCCAACATAAACTTACTTGGCAATATCCTTGACCATGAGATGGAGAATCTGTAAGAATCTGTATTCATATACTTCATGATCTGAATATCTTCCTGTTAACATGTACAGGGGCGGAGGCAGAAAATTTTGAAAGGGGTGACTAAAATCTAAACCAATataatttgtaagaaaattttaatttttatcaaaataaagaatgtgtcaaaaaaaaaacataggtaTTTTAGTGAGAACAAAACTGAAGGAGCAGCATAGCAACAAACACCTTTTCTTTTGTACTAAAGTACCCtcaccttttctttttttaaacacATTGAAAGTttgtttgttttggtaattttggcCTTTCCTTCCCCTTTTCTCTCCCTTTCTCCTTCCCCAATCCACTTTCCCCTTTCTTCTTCAGATTTCTTCAGACTTCACCGACCTCCACACCCATGTCGCTGTAGCCTCTAGCTGTCATTTGTTTTGATGTAATATCACTAAAAATTGTTGCCCTTGGCTGTAACTAGATGCAAGAATTTGGAACACATTCAAATCAATTTAGTTAAGGTACTCAAGATTTTATCAACCATTCAAAGTTTTAGTACGAGATTTTAACAAGTCCACCATCACCTGAGAGGTCTAAGCTTTATTTGGATCCAAGAAATTAATTATCCACTTTAATTAGATGTCCTTCTCGTTTCCAAAATCTTCATTGGACAAGTTCAAAATTCAAGAGTAAAGAAACAGAGCGAGAGTAAATACATGGAGGAAGAGGCCATTATGCCAAGATAAAACAGGGGATCAAAAGAAAAGGAACAGAGACACGGTCACGGTCACCCACAACCGCATAATCATCCAACCACGAGCCTCTCATCACCAGCAAAACTTACAAAAAAGAAGGTGCTTGTGCTGTTGTACTCTCTAGCCTTTAAGAACTCTGCTTCAATTTtgagaaattccaaaaatccagGGGTGACTAAGCAGGGGGAAGTCACCCCTGTGCCTCCGCCACTGAACATGTAAATTTGGTAatacaagataaaaaaaaaaattgaaagtgaaAGTTGATGAAAAAGTTTATTATATCTCTAAGACTCTCAACACTTATGAAAGACACATGTGAAGGTTCCTCAATGGtatattttaggcttaattgcacttttggtccctgaacATTGGCCttcctgtgaaaatcgtccccgaactttaaaattagcaaaaatcaTCCTGAACATTTACACTTAGTTGCAAAACTGGTCTGCCGTTAGACTTCCATCcgaaaactaacgttttctgggtaaaaaataataaaataataaaaacacatgaacttcatcttcttccttccttCAAACCCAGAATTccagaaaaatcaaaaaaaagaTTCAAAATCAAGAATCTCATAATAAACCAACAATTAAGCCATGTTCCTAGGTGGCAGCAACTACCAAACCTACCATTTCTACCTGTACTACCAAATCTGGGCGAAAAACACAATGATGTTGGTGCTGACTCATTCCAActctcaccttcttcctctcatCACATTCACCTTCAAATCCTCTTCTTCAACGCCATTATGAAGAAGAACCCACCAaaatcaccatcaccaccatttCAAACCCCATTGCTTACCCACCATCTCATTTGTTCTTGGTTCCAATAGAGATTCCACTCTCCCGTTACCGGACCTTATCACGGGATCGATTCCAAGACTTTTCCTTTCTGGGTTCTTCCTCCCTCGCCAAATTTTCCTCCTTTAGGTATTGTTTTGCCTCAAAGGGGAGAAATTGGAGCTACCCATTTCGTCAGATTCGTTGTTCATCTTCCATGGAACAAGGGTTGAGGCCCAAGCCAAAGAAAATTGGGCATGTGGAGAGAAAAATGCCAGATTTGGATGATGCCCAAGTCATGAAACCATCCACTCATGGGATTTGTAGTCAGATTGAGAAGTTGACTTTGTGTACTAGGTACAAAGAGGCAATGGACCTGTTTTAAATTTTGGGAACTTGAAGGTGATGCTGCTGATGTGGGTGGTAGCACTTATGATGCTTTGGTGAATTTTTGTGTTGGTTTGAGATCAATTAGAGGGATTAAGAGGGTGTTTAATTATATGATTAGTAATGGGTTTGAGCCTGATCTGTATATGATGAACAGGGTTTTGCATATGCATGTGAGATGTGGTCTCATGCTTGATGCACACAAGTTGTTTGCTAATATGTCTGAGAGAGACGCAGTTTCTTGGATGAACTTGATcggtggacttgtggactctgGGAATTATGCTGAAGCTTTTGAACAGTTTTTGTGCAGGTGGGAAGAGTTTAATGACTGCAGGGCTCGCACTTTTGCCACCATGGTTCGGGCATCATTCTGCGTTAGTTCGTCATGGTTTTGGCTGAATATTGTGGCAAACACAGGGCTTGTTGACTTCTATAGCAAATGGGGTAGGATGAAACATTGTCATTAATCATCCTCAAATGTTTTTTCATATGGCCTTGGGTGTGTACTTTTGATATTTATGCTTGATTAATCGCTAGTTGTTATGAGATTCTTGAAtcttgatttgttttttttcctgAAATTCTGGGTTTGAaagtatgaagaagatgaagaaagagatgaagatgatgaagttcatgtattttttattattttattattttttacccagaaaacgttagttttcaAACTAAAGGCAAACGGCAGACCAATTTTGCAACGACATGTAAACTTTGAGGAcgttttttttctaattttgaagtttggggacgattttcgcaggaaggcaatagttggggaccaaaaatgcaattaagcctatatttTATGTCAGATAAGCTCCTTAaagaaaattttttttttagcttgATATATGTAGTACGTTCAATTTAGATTTCAATATTTTGGGAGGCACTGTTTTGATACTTCAGTTGTTAGATGAAAATTCTTAAATGTCTTTTATTACAAGATTGAAAGAATAATGGTGTCAAAATATCAATAGCCATTTGAATCTTACCTTATAGCGATGATACTGATCATCAGCTACATCTCCATTGCTTCTGTCCAATACCATTCCTGTATGCAATTACACCAATTACTAGCATATATATGACTATTGCCAGTTCCCACAGGGAGTGGAATTATGGCTATTGTTGATTGATGCTtctgttttttgttttcttcaacATTCCTATTTATTTTCTACTTACATTTTTAATTATCAACTAATTTTTACTTCATTTCCTATTTTGCAGGAAACAATAACTATAAATTTTCCCTATTTCCTATGCAAAACTAGCTGGAaactatgaaaaaaaaattgagaaaagaaaccaaaataatAATTATCTATGCTTTCTTTTAAGCTGTTCTAAGTTTTCATTTTAACATCGGTTTAAGAGAAAATTCTGCAGAACATGTCAAGTTTTACACACAAAACAGAGGAGCTCCATTCAGTATGTTCCCTATCTTCAAATGTGAAAATATTTGGCCAGAGGTTCAAACTGTCTGGTCCAGTGACTATCTATGAGTATATCTTTTGGTTTCCATGAAATGGATATCTTTAAAtacaataaaaaatgttttctgattcACTTATTGCATTAATAGCATGTTCGAACCAACTTCTCTTTCatgagaatcaattctgaaacccaTAAGCCACTCATAGTAACTTCTCACCAGAATTGATTatggcttcagaatcaattacagaagtgtatccaaacatgcacaagACATAAAGCACATTCTTGAGCCACTTGTTAACACCTTTGACCCAATGAATTGAATCACTATCACATTATCAACATAAATAGTATCTATGACTagtaaataaaacaaaacagaacATATAAATCAAGCATCTTTTTTATATACCACCAAATTATTCACCAATTTGAGATAAGGTGGCTTGTAAAAAAACCAATTTGAGATaaggtaaataaaaaaaactagaaaccaATAAATAACTAAAGATCTCTATTACCTGGGTTTTGGTGAGTTAAGTTATCCCATATACTTGGTCCTCTGCCACCTTCATTTGCAGCACCTTCAAACTACATCaatacaaacacacacacacaaattaGCTCCCATTCTTAACCTTTTAAGTTGTTTCTGAGATATATATTATGACCTGTTTGGAAGATTTCATTTGAACTTGCCTTAGAGAATAAGCGCCTATGCAAGTGTTTGAGAAAACTTATGTAATTAGCTTATGCTCTCCCTATAAGCTcctataagctattttcagcttattttatTGAGTTTCGCAAATTAGTTTATGAATAAGTGCTTACGTTATAATTGCTCAGAATGGTCTTATGAAAATGTAAAGCAAAAATCAAAAGACCTCTCTATACAGACGCACCTGATAGGCGGAGGAGCCAGTGCCGAAAATGAAACCTGCCGGAAAACTGCTCCGGTTTAGAGAAGCAACATCAGCAATAGTAGGACCAATTTTAGCAGCTTCAACGATTGTAAGAGAAGAGCTAATAACAAGGGTGAAGATACCAATGTTGAGGAGATATAGACATAGATAATAGTCACTGAATGCCATACCAAATGTTTTTGATTCTGCTCAATTACAACTAATGGAGGAAGTGAGAATGAGACTTTGAACTTCAAggtgaagaaagacaagagcagagagagatatatataggaaattggAGGAGCTTAAATTTTGATTATTTTAGTATGTCTTAGTCATGTTGTACTGCACTTATGGTTTTTTGCGTTAATAAACTTCATATCAttctcacaattttttttacccCTCAAATTTGAGAGTTACATACTGCACTTATATTTACGAAACTTTTTCTCTTTACGAAATACAAGCCATGCCTTTTGGAATCATGTTtactaaaaaatacaaaattaaagatggtataaaaatataaaagggtGGTGCCaaatttattatgattattattttagTATCTGCCTTTGTAGCTTTTTAAGGCGTTTCAATTTTTGTCCCAATCCATCCTTGGGAAATTTAAACACACACTTTATGTGTttacatcacatatcatatacACCAAAACTTTATGgtgtttctgaattttttttttcattctttctTAGGCATTTTAcgaaaaaattattagtttcaGCCTGGTAATTAAGTGGAAATGAAATgagaataaaagagagaaattaaaagaaaaatgagagatgTGAATGGTGATATAATTAAATGAGAAAAAagagatagatagtaacagagGCGAATGCATGTCACGACATGAGGGGGCAAATGCCCCACTAGATTTTGTCAAAAATACACCAATAATATACAAAGATTCAGCTGGTAGAAagtaattgaaaattttatgcCAAAGGTTAAGCAAGTAGTTGCTCCCAATAAAGTGTTAGGGGAGACAAGGGAGTCCATGATCTGATGAGCAAGACACTaagagatatcgacgccacatcttaacccaaaaccttaagtcATTACGTTTATGAGTCACAtttcttataaagtcttctcatCACCAAatttaaccaatgtgagacttttactccgcacttgaattctcaacctAAGTAGTAGTTGCCCCCACTAAAACACACATAGTTTGACTTTGAATTGAATTATTGAATTACACGAAACTGTTTATTTTGTTCTATGATTTTAAGTTTCACTTCACTTGCTTATTATTCTTGTGGTTGCTCTATTTCGGGTGGGGATCCTCTATTTCATACATTATATGTTTAACATACTCCAATATCTTGTGTTCTGAAATTCTTGGTGTTTAACGTGTTGTCCCCAACCTTATGCACTCAGTAAAACATTATGTCCAATTatatggaagaaaaaaaattagattttgACTCATAaagatttttaaaattttgagaTTTCAAATCAGTTGTTTTGAATCGTTTCACCAATTTAAAGACAGCTACTAAGAttttatttcaaaagaaaattaaattgttgAAAAAGCAATCCATGAGAACAATCTTCTTAAGAAATAggtgaaaacaaaaaaactcacaTTAAACCTCCGAAGACATACTTCTAGAGGCTAACCCCATATCAAGAATGGCTGCCAACCTAAAGACCCCAAATCAAATTATCAAGAATGGCTGCCATCAAGGGCTGCAAACCTAAAGACCCCACGAGAACTACTAAATTGATTTGATTGCTATAATTCATTGCATTTGGTTTTTATTGCGTAAGTCTtagttttttttggttttttttatatgcaaagaatatattatttttttggtacatcggaaaatcaaataatatattattaagcACGAGTGATGCTAACCCATATATAAAGAGAGAAAAGACAAAAGTAAAAAAAGAAGGAAGCAAAATAGTGCAAAAATTGCAGCACCAATGAATAACCCAAAAAATTCCCCCTGTATCGTAAACAAACAGCATATATAcaacatttttttctctttatagtataattttatttaattcattcaTACCTATAACCGAACTAGTGGTAAGCTAGTTAGACTCATGTAATGATGATAGCATAAGTTCGA
This portion of the Lotus japonicus ecotype B-129 chromosome 3, LjGifu_v1.2 genome encodes:
- the LOC130747352 gene encoding beta-glucosidase 12-like isoform X2, producing the protein MCLKKEKEDIQIMKYMNTDSYRFSISWSRILPKGKISAGINQEGIKYYNNLINELLHNGLQPFVTIFHWDLPIALQDEYSGFSSPHIINDFQDYAELCFKEFGDRVKHWSTLNEPYSYSSIFNEPYLTSHYQLLAHAAAVKIYKTKYQASQKGFIGITLNSNWFLPFSNDKSDHHAAQRALDFMFGWYMQPLTTGKYPETMMSLVGNRLPNFTEEQSKLLAGSFDFIGINYYTSNYAADIPHSKNDKSIPSYSTDSHANLTFERNGIPIGPRAASSWLYVYPRGIRELLLYTKRKYNNPLIFITENGIDEFNDPSLSLGEALIDTYRIDYYFRHLYYVSAAIKNGVKVQGYFAWSLLDDFEWNSGYTIRFGINFVDYKDNLKRHQKLSALWFRKFLKKY
- the LOC130747352 gene encoding beta-glucosidase 12-like isoform X1, which gives rise to MAFSDYYLCLYLLNIGIFTLVISSSLTIVEAAKIGPTIADVASLNRSSFPAGFIFGTGSSAYQFEGAANEGGRGPSIWDNLTHQNPGMVLDRSNGDVADDQYHRYKEDIQIMKYMNTDSYRFSISWSRILPKGKISAGINQEGIKYYNNLINELLHNGLQPFVTIFHWDLPIALQDEYSGFSSPHIINDFQDYAELCFKEFGDRVKHWSTLNEPYSYSSIFNEPYLTSHYQLLAHAAAVKIYKTKYQASQKGFIGITLNSNWFLPFSNDKSDHHAAQRALDFMFGWYMQPLTTGKYPETMMSLVGNRLPNFTEEQSKLLAGSFDFIGINYYTSNYAADIPHSKNDKSIPSYSTDSHANLTFERNGIPIGPRAASSWLYVYPRGIRELLLYTKRKYNNPLIFITENGIDEFNDPSLSLGEALIDTYRIDYYFRHLYYVSAAIKNGVKVQGYFAWSLLDDFEWNSGYTIRFGINFVDYKDNLKRHQKLSALWFRKFLKKY